From the genome of Suricata suricatta isolate VVHF042 chromosome 3, meerkat_22Aug2017_6uvM2_HiC, whole genome shotgun sequence, one region includes:
- the DNAJB2 gene encoding dnaJ homolog subfamily B member 2 isoform X3 yields MASYYEILDVPRSASADDIKKAYRKKALQWHPDKNPDNKEFAERKFKEVAEAYEVLSDKHKREIYDRYGREGLTGAGTGPSRAEPGGGGSGPGFTFTFRSPEEVFREFFGSGDPFAELFDDLGPFSELQSRGSRPSGPFFTFSSSFPGHSDFSSSSFSFSPGAGAFRSVSTSTTFVQGRRITTRRIMENGQERVEVEEDGQLKSVTINGIPDDLALGLELSRREQQQSVTSRSGGTQVRQATVSRPSDSDLSEDDEDLQLAMAYSLSEMEAAGKKPADVF; encoded by the exons ATGGCATCCTACTACGAAATCCTGGACGTGCCGCGAAGTGCTTCCGCTGATGACATCAAGAAGGC GTATCGGAAGAAGGCTCTCCAGTGGCACCCAGACAAGAACCCGGATAATAAAGAGTTTGCTGAGAGGAAGTTCAAGGAGGTGGCCGAGGCATATGAAGTGCTGTCAGACA agcacaagcgggagatCTACGACCGTTATGGCCGGGAAGGGCTGACTGGGGCAG gaaCTGGCCCATCTCGAGCAGAACCCGGTGGTGGCGGTAGTGGGCCTGGCTTCACCTTCACCTTCCGCAGCCCCGAAGAGGTCTTCCGGGAGTTTTTCGGGAGTGGAGACCCTTTTGCGGAGCTCTTTG ATGACCTGGGCCCCTTCTCAGAGCTCCAGAGCCGAGGTTCCCGACCCTCGGGTCCCTTCTtcaccttctcttcctccttccctgggcactCTG ATTTCTCCTCCTCATCTTTCTCCTTCAGTCCTGGGGCTGGTGCTTTTCGCTCTGTTTCTACATCTACCACCTTTGTCCAAGGACGCCGCATCACCACACGCAG AATCATGGAGAACGGGCAGGAACGGGTGGAAGTGGAGGAAGACGGGCAGCTGAAGTCAGTCACAATCAACG GTATCCCAGATGACCTGGCGCTGGGCTTGGAGCTGAGCCGTCGTGAGCAGCAACAGTCTGTTACCTCCAGGTCGGGGGGGACACAGGTCCGGCAGGCCACTGTCTCCCGCCCCTCTGACAGCGACCTCTCCGAGGATGATGAAGATCTGCAGCTCGCCATGGCCTACAGCCTGTCAGAGATGGAGGCAGCTGGGAAGAAACCAGCAG ATGTGTTCTGA
- the DNAJB2 gene encoding dnaJ homolog subfamily B member 2 isoform X1, which produces MASYYEILDVPRSASADDIKKAYRKKALQWHPDKNPDNKEFAERKFKEVAEAYEVLSDKHKREIYDRYGREGLTGAGTGPSRAEPGGGGSGPGFTFTFRSPEEVFREFFGSGDPFAELFDDLGPFSELQSRGSRPSGPFFTFSSSFPGHSDFSSSSFSFSPGAGAFRSVSTSTTFVQGRRITTRRIMENGQERVEVEEDGQLKSVTINGIPDDLALGLELSRREQQQSVTSRSGGTQVRQATVSRPSDSDLSEDDEDLQLAMAYSLSEMEAAGKKPAGGRGAQRRRQGRPKAQDQDPSIGGAPEAARGDTAKPSPSPEEKASRCLIL; this is translated from the exons ATGGCATCCTACTACGAAATCCTGGACGTGCCGCGAAGTGCTTCCGCTGATGACATCAAGAAGGC GTATCGGAAGAAGGCTCTCCAGTGGCACCCAGACAAGAACCCGGATAATAAAGAGTTTGCTGAGAGGAAGTTCAAGGAGGTGGCCGAGGCATATGAAGTGCTGTCAGACA agcacaagcgggagatCTACGACCGTTATGGCCGGGAAGGGCTGACTGGGGCAG gaaCTGGCCCATCTCGAGCAGAACCCGGTGGTGGCGGTAGTGGGCCTGGCTTCACCTTCACCTTCCGCAGCCCCGAAGAGGTCTTCCGGGAGTTTTTCGGGAGTGGAGACCCTTTTGCGGAGCTCTTTG ATGACCTGGGCCCCTTCTCAGAGCTCCAGAGCCGAGGTTCCCGACCCTCGGGTCCCTTCTtcaccttctcttcctccttccctgggcactCTG ATTTCTCCTCCTCATCTTTCTCCTTCAGTCCTGGGGCTGGTGCTTTTCGCTCTGTTTCTACATCTACCACCTTTGTCCAAGGACGCCGCATCACCACACGCAG AATCATGGAGAACGGGCAGGAACGGGTGGAAGTGGAGGAAGACGGGCAGCTGAAGTCAGTCACAATCAACG GTATCCCAGATGACCTGGCGCTGGGCTTGGAGCTGAGCCGTCGTGAGCAGCAACAGTCTGTTACCTCCAGGTCGGGGGGGACACAGGTCCGGCAGGCCACTGTCTCCCGCCCCTCTGACAGCGACCTCTCCGAGGATGATGAAGATCTGCAGCTCGCCATGGCCTACAGCCTGTCAGAGATGGAGGCAGCTGGGAAGAAACCAGCAGGTGGGCGGGGGGCGCAGAGGCGACGGCAGGGGCGACCCAAGGCCCAGGACCAAGATCCCAGCATAGGGGGGGCCCCCGAGGCTGCAAGGGGGGACACGGCCAAACCCAGCCCATCCCCGGAGGAGAAGGCCTCTCGCTGCCTCATCCTCTGA
- the DNAJB2 gene encoding dnaJ homolog subfamily B member 2 isoform X2, whose product MASYYEILDVPRSASADDIKKAYRKKALQWHPDKNPDNKEFAERKFKEVAEAYEVLSDKHKREIYDRYGREGLTGAGTGPSRAEPGGGGSGPGFTFTFRSPEEVFREFFGSGDPFAELFDDLGPFSELQSRGSRPSGPFFTFSSSFPGHSDFSSSSFSFSPGAGAFRSVSTSTTFVQGRRITTRRIMENGQERVEVEEDGQLKSVTINGIPDDLALGLELSRREQQQSVTSRSGGTQVRQATVSRPSDSDLSEDDEDLQLAMAYSLSEMEAAGKKPAACPRPRD is encoded by the exons ATGGCATCCTACTACGAAATCCTGGACGTGCCGCGAAGTGCTTCCGCTGATGACATCAAGAAGGC GTATCGGAAGAAGGCTCTCCAGTGGCACCCAGACAAGAACCCGGATAATAAAGAGTTTGCTGAGAGGAAGTTCAAGGAGGTGGCCGAGGCATATGAAGTGCTGTCAGACA agcacaagcgggagatCTACGACCGTTATGGCCGGGAAGGGCTGACTGGGGCAG gaaCTGGCCCATCTCGAGCAGAACCCGGTGGTGGCGGTAGTGGGCCTGGCTTCACCTTCACCTTCCGCAGCCCCGAAGAGGTCTTCCGGGAGTTTTTCGGGAGTGGAGACCCTTTTGCGGAGCTCTTTG ATGACCTGGGCCCCTTCTCAGAGCTCCAGAGCCGAGGTTCCCGACCCTCGGGTCCCTTCTtcaccttctcttcctccttccctgggcactCTG ATTTCTCCTCCTCATCTTTCTCCTTCAGTCCTGGGGCTGGTGCTTTTCGCTCTGTTTCTACATCTACCACCTTTGTCCAAGGACGCCGCATCACCACACGCAG AATCATGGAGAACGGGCAGGAACGGGTGGAAGTGGAGGAAGACGGGCAGCTGAAGTCAGTCACAATCAACG GTATCCCAGATGACCTGGCGCTGGGCTTGGAGCTGAGCCGTCGTGAGCAGCAACAGTCTGTTACCTCCAGGTCGGGGGGGACACAGGTCCGGCAGGCCACTGTCTCCCGCCCCTCTGACAGCGACCTCTCCGAGGATGATGAAGATCTGCAGCTCGCCATGGCCTACAGCCTGTCAGAGATGGAGGCAGCTGGGAAGAAACCAGCAG CCTGCCCCAGGCCTCGGGACTAG